A portion of the Lolium rigidum isolate FL_2022 chromosome 1, APGP_CSIRO_Lrig_0.1, whole genome shotgun sequence genome contains these proteins:
- the LOC124684653 gene encoding monosaccharide-sensing protein 2-like isoform X1, with amino-acid sequence MRGAVLVAVAAAIGNLLQGWDNATIAGAVLYIKREFHLETQPAIEGLVVATSLIGATIITTFSGPVADIVGRRPMLIASSLLYFLGGLTMLWSPNVYMLLLARLVDGFGVGLAVTLVPVYISETAPPEIRGLLNTLPQFTGSFGMCMSYCMIFAMTLNPDPSWRTMLGVLFAPSLIYLLLTVFYLPESPRWLVSKGRMKEARVVLEMLRGREDVSGEMALLVEGLGSAGETEIEEYVVGPADGDQEQRDTVTLYGPEQGLSWVAQPVAGGRGSMLGSALGLQPGSARQGSMFDMMKDPVVALLGSVHERLPGDGAGSMRGSTLFPNLGSMLSVSERPGAGGATAGGASAGWDEESVAPDDDDEDEYLSDDDDDDQAAAPGGLEAPLLSRQSTEVETRANNKNEVPRSQSSMQRFSSVGGGVDAASTMGIGGGWQLAWKWTEKVGPDGVKRGGVKRMYLHEEGVPGGADGAAGAGGPGEYVHAAALVSQSMLYTKDVLIGQSPTEPAFANPPEAVATKAAASGPPWRELLEPGVRHALFCGVMIQILQQFSGINGVLYYTPQILDQAGVSVLLAGLGLSADSTAILISGLTTLLMMPSIGIAMRLMDVAGRRSLLLWTIPVLIISLLILIVSNVVPMDTNVHAALSTVSVILYFCTFVMGFGPIPNILCAEIFPTRVRGLCIAICSLTFWICDIIVTYSLPVLLNSIGLAGVFGIYACVCCLALVFVALKVPETKGLPLEVIIEFFNVGAKGLPEKALD; translated from the exons ATGAGGGGCGCGGTGCTGGTGGCCGTGGCGGCCGCCATCGGCAATCTGCTGCAAGGGTGGGACAACGCCACGATCGCCGGAGCGGTGCTGTACATCAAGCGCGAGTTCCACCTCGAGACGCAGCCCGCCATCGAGGGTCTCGTGGTCGCCACGTCCCTAATCGgagccaccatcatcaccaccttcTCCGGCCCGGTTGCCGACATCGTCGGCCGCCGCCCGATGCTCATCGCCTCCTCGCTCCTCTACTTCCTCGGCGGGCTCACCATGCTGTGGTCGCCCAACGTGTACATGCTCCTGCTGGCGCGTCTCGTGGACGGCTTCGGCGTGGGGCTGGCCGTCACGCTCGTCCCCGTCTACATCTCCGAGACGGCGCCGCCCGAGATCCGGGGGCTGCTCAACACGCTGCCGCAGTTCACGGGGTCCTTCGGCATGTGCATGTCCTACTGCATGATCTTCGCCATGACGCTCAACCCGGATCCCAGCTGGCGGACCATGCTCGGCGTGCTCTTCGCGCCCTCGCTCATCTACTTGCTTCTCACGGTCTTCTACCTGCCGGAGTCGCCGCGCTGGCTCGTCAGCAAGGggaggatgaaggaggcgagGGTGGTGCTGGAGATGCTGCGTGGACGGGAGGACGTGTCCGGCGAGATGGCGCTGCTGGTGGAGGGTCTGGGCAGCGCCGGCGAGACGGAGATCGAGGAGTACGTCGTGGGACCAGCGGACGGCGACCAGGAGCAGAGGGACACCGTGACGCTGTACGGGCCGGAGCAGGGACTGTCGTGGGTGGCCCAGCCCGTCGCCGGCGGCAGGGGGAGCATGCTGGGCAGCGCTCTCGGGCTGCAGCCGGGGTCCGCGAGGCAGGGGAGCATGTTCGACATGATGAAGGACCCCGTGGTGGCGCTGCTGGGGAGCGTGCACGAGCGGCTTCCCGGAGACGGCGCCGGGAGCATGAGGGGCAGCACGCTGTTCCCCAACCTCGGAAGCATGCTGAGCGTGTCGGAGAGGCCTGGTGCCGGCGGAGCTACAGCCGGTGGCGCCAGCGCCGGGTGGGACGAAGAGAGCGTGGCgcccgacgatgacgacgaggacgagtacctgtcggacgacgacgacgacgaccaggCGGCGGCGCCCGGCGGACTCGAGGCGCCGCTGCTGTCCCGGCAGAGCACGGAGGTGGAGACGAGGGCGAACAACAAAAACGAGGTGCCGCGGAGCCAGTCGAGCATGCAGCGGTTCAGCAGCGTAGGTGGCGGCGTCGACGCGGCGAGCACGATGGGCATCGGCGGCGGGTGGCAGCTGGCGTGGAAGTGGACCGAGAAGGTGGGCCCCGATGGCGTCAAGCGCGGCGGCGTCAAGAGGATGTACCTGCACGAGGAGGGCGTCCCAGGAGGCGCGGATGGAGCAGCGGGCGCCGGCGGCCCCGGCGAGTACGTGCACGCGGCGGCGCTGGTGAGCCAGTCCATGCTCTACACCAAGGACGTCCTCATCGGGCAGAGCCCCACCGAGCCAGCCTTCGCCAACCCACCGGAAGCCGTCGCCACCAAGGCTGCCGCCTCCGGCCCTCCTTGGCGCGAGCTCCTCGAGCCCGGCGTCCGCCACGCTCTCTTCTGCGGAgtcatgatccagattctccagcAG TTCTCTGGCATCAATGGCGTGCTCTACTACACGCCGCAGATCCTGGACCAGGCCGGCGTGAgcgtcctcctcgccggcctcggcctcagcgccgactccaccgccatcctcATCTCGGGCCTCACCACGCTCCTCATGATGCCCAGCATCGGCATCGCCATGAGGCTCATGGACGTGGCCGGCCGCCGCAGCCTGCTCCTCTGGACCATCCCGGTGCTCATCATCTCCCTCCTCATCCTCATCGTCTCCAATGTCGTCCCCATGGACACCAACGTGCACGCCGCGCTCTCCACCGTCTCCGTCATCCTCTACTTCTGCACCTTCGTCATGGGCTTCGGACCCATCCCAAACATACTCTGCGCCGAGATCTTCCCCACCAGGGTCCGAGGCCTCTGCATCGCCATATGCTCCCTCACCTTCTGGATCTGCGACATCATCGTCACCTACAGCCTGCCAGTCTTGCTCAACTCCATCGGCCTCGCCGGAGTGTTTGGGATCTACGCCTGCGTCTGCTGCCTCGCGCTCGTCTTCGTCGCGCTCAAGGTGCCCGAGACCAAGGGGCTCCCGCTCGAGGTCATCATCGAGTTCTTCAACGTCGGCGCCAAGGGATTGCCTGAAAAGGCCCTTGATTAA
- the LOC124684653 gene encoding monosaccharide-sensing protein 2-like isoform X2 — MRGAVLVAVAAAIGNLLQGWDNATIAGAVLYIKREFHLETQPAIEGLVVATSLIGATIITTFSGPVADIVGRRPMLIASSLLYFLGGLTMLWSPNVYMLLLARLVDGFGVGLAVTLVPVYISETAPPEIRGLLNTLPQFTGSFGMCMSYCMIFAMTLNPDPSWRTMLGVLFAPSLIYLLLTVFYLPESPRWLVSKGRMKEARVVLEMLRGREDVSGEMALLVEGLGSAGETEIEEYVVGPADGDQEQRDTVTLYGPEQGLSWVAQPVAGGRGSMLGSALGLQPGSARQGSMFDMMKDPVVALLGSVHERLPGDGAGSMRGSTLFPNLGSMLSVAGWDEESVAPDDDDEDEYLSDDDDDDQAAAPGGLEAPLLSRQSTEVETRANNKNEVPRSQSSMQRFSSVGGGVDAASTMGIGGGWQLAWKWTEKVGPDGVKRGGVKRMYLHEEGVPGGADGAAGAGGPGEYVHAAALVSQSMLYTKDVLIGQSPTEPAFANPPEAVATKAAASGPPWRELLEPGVRHALFCGVMIQILQQFSGINGVLYYTPQILDQAGVSVLLAGLGLSADSTAILISGLTTLLMMPSIGIAMRLMDVAGRRSLLLWTIPVLIISLLILIVSNVVPMDTNVHAALSTVSVILYFCTFVMGFGPIPNILCAEIFPTRVRGLCIAICSLTFWICDIIVTYSLPVLLNSIGLAGVFGIYACVCCLALVFVALKVPETKGLPLEVIIEFFNVGAKGLPEKALD; from the exons ATGAGGGGCGCGGTGCTGGTGGCCGTGGCGGCCGCCATCGGCAATCTGCTGCAAGGGTGGGACAACGCCACGATCGCCGGAGCGGTGCTGTACATCAAGCGCGAGTTCCACCTCGAGACGCAGCCCGCCATCGAGGGTCTCGTGGTCGCCACGTCCCTAATCGgagccaccatcatcaccaccttcTCCGGCCCGGTTGCCGACATCGTCGGCCGCCGCCCGATGCTCATCGCCTCCTCGCTCCTCTACTTCCTCGGCGGGCTCACCATGCTGTGGTCGCCCAACGTGTACATGCTCCTGCTGGCGCGTCTCGTGGACGGCTTCGGCGTGGGGCTGGCCGTCACGCTCGTCCCCGTCTACATCTCCGAGACGGCGCCGCCCGAGATCCGGGGGCTGCTCAACACGCTGCCGCAGTTCACGGGGTCCTTCGGCATGTGCATGTCCTACTGCATGATCTTCGCCATGACGCTCAACCCGGATCCCAGCTGGCGGACCATGCTCGGCGTGCTCTTCGCGCCCTCGCTCATCTACTTGCTTCTCACGGTCTTCTACCTGCCGGAGTCGCCGCGCTGGCTCGTCAGCAAGGggaggatgaaggaggcgagGGTGGTGCTGGAGATGCTGCGTGGACGGGAGGACGTGTCCGGCGAGATGGCGCTGCTGGTGGAGGGTCTGGGCAGCGCCGGCGAGACGGAGATCGAGGAGTACGTCGTGGGACCAGCGGACGGCGACCAGGAGCAGAGGGACACCGTGACGCTGTACGGGCCGGAGCAGGGACTGTCGTGGGTGGCCCAGCCCGTCGCCGGCGGCAGGGGGAGCATGCTGGGCAGCGCTCTCGGGCTGCAGCCGGGGTCCGCGAGGCAGGGGAGCATGTTCGACATGATGAAGGACCCCGTGGTGGCGCTGCTGGGGAGCGTGCACGAGCGGCTTCCCGGAGACGGCGCCGGGAGCATGAGGGGCAGCACGCTGTTCCCCAACCTCGGAAGCATGCTGAGCGT CGCCGGGTGGGACGAAGAGAGCGTGGCgcccgacgatgacgacgaggacgagtacctgtcggacgacgacgacgacgaccaggCGGCGGCGCCCGGCGGACTCGAGGCGCCGCTGCTGTCCCGGCAGAGCACGGAGGTGGAGACGAGGGCGAACAACAAAAACGAGGTGCCGCGGAGCCAGTCGAGCATGCAGCGGTTCAGCAGCGTAGGTGGCGGCGTCGACGCGGCGAGCACGATGGGCATCGGCGGCGGGTGGCAGCTGGCGTGGAAGTGGACCGAGAAGGTGGGCCCCGATGGCGTCAAGCGCGGCGGCGTCAAGAGGATGTACCTGCACGAGGAGGGCGTCCCAGGAGGCGCGGATGGAGCAGCGGGCGCCGGCGGCCCCGGCGAGTACGTGCACGCGGCGGCGCTGGTGAGCCAGTCCATGCTCTACACCAAGGACGTCCTCATCGGGCAGAGCCCCACCGAGCCAGCCTTCGCCAACCCACCGGAAGCCGTCGCCACCAAGGCTGCCGCCTCCGGCCCTCCTTGGCGCGAGCTCCTCGAGCCCGGCGTCCGCCACGCTCTCTTCTGCGGAgtcatgatccagattctccagcAG TTCTCTGGCATCAATGGCGTGCTCTACTACACGCCGCAGATCCTGGACCAGGCCGGCGTGAgcgtcctcctcgccggcctcggcctcagcgccgactccaccgccatcctcATCTCGGGCCTCACCACGCTCCTCATGATGCCCAGCATCGGCATCGCCATGAGGCTCATGGACGTGGCCGGCCGCCGCAGCCTGCTCCTCTGGACCATCCCGGTGCTCATCATCTCCCTCCTCATCCTCATCGTCTCCAATGTCGTCCCCATGGACACCAACGTGCACGCCGCGCTCTCCACCGTCTCCGTCATCCTCTACTTCTGCACCTTCGTCATGGGCTTCGGACCCATCCCAAACATACTCTGCGCCGAGATCTTCCCCACCAGGGTCCGAGGCCTCTGCATCGCCATATGCTCCCTCACCTTCTGGATCTGCGACATCATCGTCACCTACAGCCTGCCAGTCTTGCTCAACTCCATCGGCCTCGCCGGAGTGTTTGGGATCTACGCCTGCGTCTGCTGCCTCGCGCTCGTCTTCGTCGCGCTCAAGGTGCCCGAGACCAAGGGGCTCCCGCTCGAGGTCATCATCGAGTTCTTCAACGTCGGCGCCAAGGGATTGCCTGAAAAGGCCCTTGATTAA